A genome region from Mycobacterium florentinum includes the following:
- a CDS encoding aldehyde dehydrogenase family protein, whose translation MNTIEVLDPATAQQISSIEDMDEGAVDRIVATARRAFDGGQWWPGTPDDERGRVLARAAELVRANADELARLESLDVGKPLAEAQWDVAEAARILEYYAGWPTKLAGESFPVSAEALSIVIHEPVGVVAAITPWNYPLMLAAQKVAPALAAGCSVILKPAEQTPLTSLRLPEIFAQAGLPDGVFQVATGGARAGAALVAHPGVDKVSFTGSSAVGRLVLRSAADSIKRVGVELGGKSPNIVFPDADVAAAIAGTAAGVFANQGQICSSGSRVYLHADVYDEVLEGICAIAADLELGAGLDPDTTMGPLVSRAQQERVTEYIRIGEKEGNVAVSGRLPTDPALENGFFVAPTVLEVSHTAVVAREEIFGPVMAVVRFTETDEVLRMANDSPYGLAATLWTSDLSLALTAGRAIRAGVVWVNETQAAPLQAPWGGFKQSGIGRELGAHGLEEYLESKHIYLNHGRR comes from the coding sequence ATGAACACGATCGAGGTTCTCGACCCGGCCACCGCGCAACAGATCTCGTCCATCGAAGACATGGACGAAGGCGCCGTCGACCGCATCGTGGCCACGGCGCGCCGTGCGTTCGACGGCGGCCAGTGGTGGCCGGGTACGCCCGACGACGAGCGTGGGCGAGTGCTCGCACGTGCCGCGGAGTTGGTGCGCGCCAACGCCGACGAGCTGGCCCGGCTCGAGTCGCTGGATGTCGGCAAGCCGCTGGCCGAAGCGCAGTGGGACGTGGCGGAAGCCGCCCGGATTCTGGAGTATTACGCCGGCTGGCCGACAAAATTGGCGGGGGAGAGCTTCCCCGTGTCGGCCGAGGCGTTGAGCATCGTCATCCATGAACCCGTCGGGGTTGTTGCCGCGATCACCCCGTGGAACTACCCCCTGATGCTGGCCGCCCAAAAGGTAGCTCCAGCATTGGCTGCCGGTTGCAGCGTGATCCTGAAACCGGCCGAGCAGACACCGCTTACCTCGTTGCGGTTGCCGGAGATCTTCGCGCAAGCGGGATTGCCGGACGGGGTGTTTCAGGTGGCGACGGGCGGCGCCCGAGCGGGCGCCGCCCTCGTCGCACACCCCGGGGTGGACAAGGTGTCGTTCACCGGGTCGTCCGCGGTGGGCCGGCTTGTGTTGCGTTCGGCGGCGGATTCGATCAAGCGGGTCGGGGTGGAGCTGGGAGGCAAATCGCCGAACATCGTCTTCCCGGACGCCGACGTTGCGGCGGCCATCGCCGGCACCGCGGCGGGGGTGTTCGCAAACCAGGGGCAGATATGCTCCTCGGGTTCGCGCGTCTACCTCCACGCGGACGTGTATGACGAAGTGCTGGAAGGTATTTGCGCAATTGCGGCCGACCTCGAACTGGGCGCCGGGCTGGATCCAGATACTACGATGGGTCCCTTGGTGAGCCGGGCTCAGCAGGAGCGGGTAACGGAGTACATCCGCATCGGCGAGAAGGAAGGCAACGTCGCCGTCAGCGGTCGGCTGCCAACCGACCCTGCCCTCGAGAACGGTTTTTTCGTGGCGCCCACTGTGCTGGAGGTGTCGCACACGGCGGTCGTCGCGCGGGAAGAGATCTTCGGCCCGGTCATGGCGGTGGTGCGATTCACCGAAACCGACGAGGTGCTCCGGATGGCCAACGACAGTCCGTACGGTCTGGCCGCGACGCTGTGGACCTCGGACCTGAGCCTGGCCCTGACAGCCGGCCGCGCGATCCGGGCGGGCGTGGTGTGGGTGAACGAGACGCAGGCAGCGCCGCTGCAGGCACCCTGGGGTGGGTTCAAACAGTCCGGCATCGGTCGTGAGCTGGGCGCGCACGGGCTAGAGGAATACCTCGAGTCCAAACACATCTACCTCAATCACGGTCGGCGCTAG
- a CDS encoding GntR family transcriptional regulator — protein sequence MAEAIPIRGPRADRARRVADVLRQQIHAGAYPDGLPPDSDLSAEFTVSRNTIREALGILKHEGLIDRGPKVGTHVAQRKYDHRIDSLLGLKETFKHIGEVRNEVRAAMPVVAPPAVASRLRLEPGEQAVFIERLRYLGDLPLSLDLTYLAPDIGAQILDHPLETNDLFALIEQVSGHRLGEASLALEAIPADVHSAATLHVPDGSALLMLERLTSLDDGRPVDLEYIRMRGDRITMRGHLIRSKP from the coding sequence GTGGCTGAGGCGATACCCATTCGCGGACCCCGGGCCGACCGTGCCCGCCGGGTGGCCGATGTGCTGCGCCAGCAGATCCACGCCGGCGCCTATCCGGACGGCCTGCCGCCCGACAGCGACTTGTCGGCCGAGTTCACGGTGTCCCGCAACACCATTCGCGAGGCGCTGGGCATCCTCAAGCACGAGGGTTTGATCGACCGTGGACCCAAGGTCGGCACCCACGTCGCCCAGCGCAAGTACGACCACCGGATCGACTCGCTGCTGGGATTGAAAGAGACCTTCAAACACATCGGCGAGGTCCGCAACGAGGTGCGCGCCGCCATGCCGGTGGTCGCTCCGCCGGCGGTGGCCAGCCGGCTGCGGCTGGAGCCCGGCGAGCAGGCGGTGTTCATCGAGCGGTTGCGCTACCTCGGTGATTTGCCGCTCAGCCTCGACCTGACCTATCTCGCCCCGGATATCGGAGCGCAGATTCTGGATCACCCGCTGGAAACCAACGACCTCTTCGCCCTGATCGAGCAGGTGAGCGGACACCGGCTGGGCGAGGCATCGCTGGCGCTGGAGGCCATCCCCGCCGATGTGCATTCGGCGGCCACCCTGCACGTGCCCGACGGGTCGGCGCTGCTGATGCTCGAGCGTCTGACCAGTCTCGACGACGGCAGGCCCGTCGACCTCGAATACATCCGGATGCGCGGCGATCGAATCACGATGCGCGGCCACCTCATTAGGAGCAAGCCATGA
- a CDS encoding ABC transporter substrate-binding protein produces the protein MKRHATALVSVAAVIIAVVSGCSLESLSASSGVVNVVIGYQSKTINTVTAGTLLRAQGYLERRLADITTRTGTKYAVRWQDYDTGAPITAQMLAEKIDIGSMGDYPMLINGSKTQANPLAKTEIVSITGYNPKGALNMVVVAPGSLATTLNDLAGSKVSASVGSAGHGTLMRALDRGGIKGVEVLNQQPQVGASALESGQVQGLSQFVAWPGLLVFQGKAKLLYDGAELNLPTLHGVVVRRAYASSHPEVLAAFLQSQLDATDFLNQKPLEAARIVAQASGLPPEVVYLYNGPGGTSFDTTLKPALVEALKNDVPYLKSIGDFAELDVAGFVQDAPLRAVFGARGRNYDATRAATANPSVLSGDPALASELWLDGSDATQTLANPTGLLRAVRDATAHGAKVRAAYVPDAELGTRWFADKAVWVQDGQHYLPFGTPAGAHRYLATHPGGTIVNYQQALGGSV, from the coding sequence ATGAAACGACACGCCACTGCGCTGGTGTCGGTCGCGGCCGTGATCATCGCGGTGGTGTCCGGTTGCTCGCTGGAATCACTCTCGGCGTCCTCCGGTGTGGTCAACGTCGTCATCGGCTACCAGTCCAAGACGATCAACACCGTGACCGCCGGGACGCTGCTGCGCGCCCAGGGCTACCTGGAGCGCCGGCTCGCCGACATCACCACCCGCACCGGCACCAAATACGCGGTCCGCTGGCAGGATTACGACACCGGCGCCCCGATCACCGCGCAGATGCTGGCCGAAAAGATCGACATCGGCTCGATGGGGGATTACCCCATGCTGATCAACGGCTCCAAGACGCAGGCCAATCCGCTGGCGAAAACCGAAATCGTCTCGATCACCGGCTACAACCCCAAGGGCGCGCTGAACATGGTTGTGGTGGCGCCCGGTTCGCTGGCCACCACGCTGAACGACCTGGCCGGCTCGAAGGTCTCGGCGAGTGTGGGCTCGGCCGGTCACGGCACGCTGATGCGCGCCCTGGACAGGGGCGGGATCAAGGGTGTCGAGGTGCTCAACCAGCAGCCGCAGGTCGGCGCGTCTGCCCTGGAGTCCGGTCAGGTACAGGGGCTTTCGCAATTCGTCGCCTGGCCCGGACTGCTGGTGTTCCAGGGCAAGGCCAAACTGCTGTACGACGGCGCCGAGCTGAACCTGCCGACCCTGCACGGCGTGGTGGTACGTCGCGCGTATGCGTCGTCGCATCCCGAGGTGCTGGCAGCTTTCCTGCAGTCGCAGCTCGACGCCACCGACTTCCTCAACCAGAAGCCGCTCGAGGCGGCCCGGATCGTCGCGCAGGCCAGCGGGCTACCGCCCGAAGTGGTCTACCTCTACAACGGTCCCGGCGGCACGTCATTCGACACCACGCTCAAACCAGCACTCGTCGAGGCGCTGAAAAACGATGTGCCGTACCTGAAGTCGATCGGCGACTTCGCCGAACTCGACGTCGCCGGCTTCGTCCAGGACGCGCCGTTGCGTGCCGTGTTCGGCGCCCGCGGGCGCAACTACGACGCGACCCGGGCCGCGACCGCCAATCCGTCCGTGCTCAGCGGCGATCCCGCCCTGGCCAGCGAGCTGTGGCTGGACGGATCCGACGCCACCCAGACACTCGCCAATCCGACCGGCCTGCTGCGGGCGGTGCGGGACGCGACGGCCCACGGCGCCAAAGTGCGTGCCGCCTATGTTCCCGACGCCGAACTGGGCACCCGCTGGTTCGCCGACAAGGCGGTCTGGGTGCAAGACGGCCAGCACTACCTGCCGTTCGGAACCCCGGCCGGCGCGCATCGCTATCTTGCCACCCACCCCGGCGGCACAATCGTCAATTACCAGCAGGCCCTTGGAGGTTCGGTATGA
- a CDS encoding ABC transporter ATP-binding protein, giving the protein MTVGMSLELERVRLSYTGGPVIDGLSLAVRPGEILVLTGPSGCGKSTVLRAVAGLLRPDAGRILADGADVTTTSGDRAMVFQDNALLPWRTVRSNIELALRLRGVPRAGRRAEADRWIAELGLTGFGDYLPKSLSGGMRQRVQLARGLAGTPRAVMMDEPFGALDTQTRTAMQRLLIETWSAHPTTIVFVTHDVDEALLLGDRIAVLGKAGRPLRALVDVPEPRIDQQRTALRAEVIAALDHSAVAA; this is encoded by the coding sequence ATGACTGTCGGTATGAGCTTGGAGCTGGAACGAGTTCGCTTGTCCTACACCGGAGGTCCGGTGATCGACGGGCTGAGCCTGGCCGTGCGCCCGGGGGAGATCCTGGTGCTCACCGGCCCCTCGGGCTGCGGCAAGTCGACCGTGCTGCGTGCCGTGGCGGGACTGCTGCGACCCGACGCCGGCCGGATCCTGGCCGACGGCGCCGACGTGACCACCACCTCGGGCGACCGCGCAATGGTGTTCCAGGACAACGCCTTGCTGCCGTGGCGCACCGTGCGGTCCAACATCGAGCTGGCACTGCGGTTGCGCGGGGTGCCGCGGGCCGGCCGCCGCGCGGAGGCCGACCGCTGGATCGCCGAGCTCGGACTCACCGGCTTCGGCGACTACCTGCCCAAGAGCCTGTCCGGCGGTATGCGTCAGCGGGTGCAACTGGCCCGCGGCCTGGCCGGGACGCCGCGTGCGGTGATGATGGACGAGCCGTTCGGCGCGCTGGACACCCAAACTCGCACGGCCATGCAGCGATTGCTGATCGAGACCTGGAGCGCGCATCCGACGACGATCGTGTTCGTCACCCACGACGTCGACGAGGCGCTGCTGCTGGGTGACCGCATCGCCGTACTCGGCAAGGCCGGCCGGCCGCTGCGTGCCCTGGTCGACGTCCCGGAGCCGCGCATCGATCAGCAGCGCACCGCGCTGCGCGCCGAAGTCATTGCCGCGCTCGATCATTCGGCGGTGGCAGCATGA
- a CDS encoding 4Fe-4S dicluster domain-containing protein codes for MTLVNNNRVDVPVTIDESLCIDGCTLCVDVCPLDALAINPDTGKAFMHVDECWYCGPCAARCPTGAVTVNMPYLLR; via the coding sequence ATGACGCTGGTCAACAACAACCGGGTCGACGTGCCGGTCACGATCGACGAGTCGCTGTGTATCGACGGCTGTACGCTCTGCGTCGACGTCTGTCCGCTCGACGCGCTGGCCATCAATCCGGACACCGGCAAGGCGTTCATGCACGTCGACGAATGCTGGTACTGCGGCCCCTGCGCGGCCCGCTGCCCGACCGGTGCCGTCACGGTCAACATGCCGTATCTACTTCGCTGA
- a CDS encoding ABC transporter permease, which produces MTAYLTGDPAAPVTGHVVDAVPAIRTPRRTTSPWQWRLLRLASVAAAIGLWQVLTADKVRLLLRFDTLPTVTEIVHALQRRLGTYEYWLDLAQSLIRILTGFGLAAVIGVATGVLLGRSRLFANTFGPLAELARPIPAIAMVPVAILLFPTDEAGIVFITFLAAYFPIMVSTRHAVRALPTLWEDSVRTLGGNRWDVLKQVVLPGILPGVFGGLSVGMGVAWICVISAEMISGRLGIGYRTWQDYTVLAYPQVFVGIITIGVLGFATAAAVEVMGRRVTSWLPRAEEEQR; this is translated from the coding sequence ATGACTGCTTACCTGACCGGCGATCCGGCAGCCCCGGTCACCGGCCACGTCGTCGACGCGGTCCCCGCGATCCGCACACCGCGGCGGACCACCTCGCCCTGGCAATGGCGGCTGTTGCGGCTCGCCTCGGTCGCCGCCGCGATCGGGTTGTGGCAGGTGCTCACCGCCGACAAGGTGCGGCTGCTGCTGCGATTCGACACGCTGCCCACCGTCACCGAGATCGTCCACGCGCTGCAGCGCCGGCTCGGCACCTACGAGTACTGGCTTGACCTGGCGCAGTCGCTGATCCGGATTCTCACCGGCTTCGGGCTGGCCGCCGTGATCGGCGTCGCGACGGGCGTGCTGCTGGGCCGTTCCCGGTTGTTCGCCAACACCTTCGGTCCGCTCGCCGAACTGGCCCGGCCCATCCCGGCGATCGCGATGGTTCCGGTGGCGATCTTGCTGTTCCCGACCGACGAGGCCGGGATCGTGTTCATCACCTTCCTCGCGGCCTACTTCCCGATCATGGTCAGCACCCGGCACGCTGTTCGGGCGCTGCCCACCCTGTGGGAGGACTCGGTGCGCACCCTGGGCGGCAACCGGTGGGACGTGCTGAAACAGGTCGTGTTGCCGGGCATCCTGCCGGGAGTGTTCGGCGGCTTGTCGGTCGGCATGGGGGTGGCGTGGATCTGCGTGATCTCCGCGGAGATGATCTCGGGCCGTCTCGGCATCGGTTATCGCACCTGGCAGGACTACACCGTGCTGGCCTACCCCCAGGTGTTCGTCGGCATCATCACGATCGGTGTGCTCGGATTCGCGACCGCCGCGGCCGTCGAGGTCATGGGCCGCCGGGTGACCAGCTGGCTGCCGCGCGCAGAGGAGGAGCAGCGATGA